From Geomonas agri, one genomic window encodes:
- a CDS encoding ABC transporter ATP-binding protein, with amino-acid sequence MTPLLTAENLVKQYPVRGGMFAEKRILTAVAGIDLELYPGETLGLAGESGCGKSTVARLLTGLTPPTAGSIKYQGRELAGMSKTELAQYRKEVQMVFQDPFSSLNPRMRVAEILGEPLEIHRIGDAAGRREKVAELLGRVGLSPEHMMRFPHEFSGGQRQRIGIARALAVSPRLIIADEPVSALDLSIQAQIINLLQDVKKDLGLSFLFITHDLSVLRHLSDRVAIMYLGRIVETGSRDQVLNRPLHPYTEALLSAIPSIDPKKRARHVIAKGELPSPVSPPSGCPFHPRCPYAQPVCSEKRPELLDKVSGQRAACHFSEEIFLKEAK; translated from the coding sequence ATGACACCGCTTCTGACCGCAGAAAACCTGGTGAAGCAGTACCCCGTGCGCGGCGGCATGTTCGCCGAGAAGCGCATTCTCACCGCCGTTGCCGGCATCGACCTCGAGCTCTACCCCGGCGAGACGCTGGGGCTCGCGGGCGAATCGGGTTGCGGCAAATCAACCGTGGCCAGGCTTCTGACCGGCCTCACACCGCCCACCGCGGGAAGCATCAAGTACCAGGGGCGTGAACTGGCAGGCATGAGCAAGACGGAGCTGGCCCAGTACCGCAAAGAAGTGCAGATGGTGTTCCAAGACCCGTTCTCGTCGCTGAACCCGCGCATGCGGGTCGCCGAGATCCTGGGGGAGCCACTGGAGATTCACCGCATCGGCGACGCCGCGGGGCGGCGGGAAAAGGTGGCGGAACTGCTCGGACGGGTGGGACTCTCGCCGGAACACATGATGCGCTTTCCGCACGAGTTCTCCGGCGGCCAGCGCCAGCGCATTGGTATCGCCCGAGCCCTGGCCGTTTCGCCGCGCCTGATCATAGCTGATGAGCCGGTCTCCGCCTTGGACCTCTCCATCCAGGCGCAGATCATCAACCTACTGCAGGACGTGAAGAAGGACCTCGGGCTTTCCTTCCTCTTCATCACCCACGACCTCTCGGTGCTGCGGCACCTGAGTGACCGGGTGGCGATCATGTACCTCGGCCGCATCGTCGAGACCGGCAGCCGCGACCAGGTGCTGAACCGTCCCCTGCACCCGTACACGGAGGCCCTTCTCTCCGCGATACCGAGCATCGACCCCAAAAAGAGGGCCCGGCACGTGATCGCCAAGGGCGAACTCCCCTCTCCGGTCTCACCCCCCAGCGGCTGCCCCTTCCATCCGCGCTGCCCCTACGCGCAGCCTGTGTGCAGCGAGAAACGCCCGGAACTGCTGGACAAAGTGTCCGGGCAACGGGCTGCCTGCCACTTCAGTGAGGAAATCTTCCTGAAGGAAGCAAAGTAA
- a CDS encoding ArsR/SmtB family transcription factor — MAFDKTRDYGKEAEMLKVLGHPIRLKIVAGLCTQECNVKHIWECLGLPQATVSQHLALLKNKGIIEGTRDGVEVHYAVVSPFVRRLIEILNADA; from the coding sequence TTGGCATTTGACAAGACCAGAGATTACGGAAAAGAAGCGGAGATGCTGAAGGTGCTCGGGCACCCGATCCGCCTGAAGATAGTGGCAGGGCTGTGCACCCAGGAGTGCAACGTGAAGCACATCTGGGAGTGCCTTGGGCTCCCCCAGGCGACTGTTTCGCAGCACCTGGCGCTTTTGAAGAACAAGGGGATTATCGAGGGGACCCGCGACGGGGTCGAGGTGCACTACGCTGTGGTGAGCCCGTTCGTGCGCAGGCTGATTGAGATCCTGAACGCTGACGCGTAA
- a CDS encoding TldD/PmbA family protein: MELTRHADAVERLLKGRQIDGYEIAVSGSRDLAIEVKQGKVDAFRVAEPLGVSLRLLVGQGMGFSYSTALDDASLEGMVEGALVAARVQTPDDYFAFAEPAASYPDTPWLFDPSLAAVDESLKVARALELERLVLDVDPRVKRVRKCSYGESTYHSLVRNSLGLDAYYSGTYNSCSVSAVAEADGDAQTGWDYSFSPSFAGIDLAAVAAGAGRKATGLLGARTLATMRCQAVLDNRVAADLLDVLSGSFLAENVHKGKSLLAGRVGERLFSELVSVRDNGLLAGGMGSAPCDGEGVPQQDTLLVQSGVLQGFLYDSYWGRRLGARSTGNAVRSGIKTPPRVGAHNLHIEPGSAELTTLLAGVRKGVLITEVMGMHTANPISGDFSVGAAGFYVEDGEVRYPVKGLALAGNLLDVFGRVDQVGSDLRFFGSAGSPSLRIAELDVSGT, from the coding sequence ATGGAACTGACACGACACGCCGATGCGGTGGAGCGGCTGCTCAAGGGGCGGCAGATCGACGGCTACGAGATCGCCGTTTCCGGCTCGCGTGACCTCGCCATCGAGGTGAAGCAGGGCAAGGTGGACGCGTTCCGCGTGGCGGAGCCGCTGGGCGTCTCCCTGCGCCTCCTGGTAGGCCAGGGCATGGGCTTCTCTTATTCGACCGCCCTTGACGACGCCTCCCTGGAAGGGATGGTGGAGGGGGCGCTGGTCGCGGCCCGGGTGCAAACGCCTGACGACTATTTCGCCTTTGCCGAACCCGCCGCATCCTATCCCGACACCCCCTGGCTCTTCGATCCCTCTCTTGCCGCCGTCGATGAGTCTCTCAAGGTCGCCCGCGCCCTGGAACTGGAGCGCCTGGTGCTCGACGTCGATCCCCGGGTGAAGCGGGTGCGCAAATGCAGCTATGGCGAATCCACCTACCACTCCCTGGTGCGCAATTCCCTGGGGCTCGATGCCTACTACAGCGGCACCTACAACTCCTGCAGCGTCTCTGCCGTGGCGGAGGCCGACGGCGATGCCCAGACCGGCTGGGATTACAGTTTTTCTCCCTCGTTCGCCGGGATCGATCTCGCTGCCGTGGCGGCCGGCGCAGGGCGGAAGGCCACCGGACTGTTGGGCGCGCGCACCCTTGCCACCATGCGCTGCCAGGCGGTCCTCGATAACCGTGTCGCCGCCGACCTGCTCGACGTGCTCTCGGGCTCCTTCCTCGCCGAAAACGTGCACAAGGGTAAGTCGCTGTTGGCCGGCAGGGTAGGGGAGCGGCTCTTCTCCGAGCTTGTCTCCGTGCGCGACAACGGCCTTCTTGCCGGCGGCATGGGGAGTGCTCCCTGCGACGGGGAGGGAGTACCGCAGCAGGACACCCTGCTGGTGCAGTCAGGCGTGCTGCAGGGCTTTCTCTACGACAGCTACTGGGGCAGGCGCCTGGGCGCGCGCTCGACCGGCAACGCAGTGCGCAGCGGCATCAAGACCCCGCCCAGGGTCGGCGCCCACAACCTCCATATCGAGCCAGGGAGTGCCGAGCTCACGACGTTGCTGGCGGGGGTACGTAAAGGGGTGTTGATAACGGAGGTAATGGGGATGCACACCGCAAACCCGATCTCCGGAGACTTCTCAGTTGGTGCTGCGGGCTTTTACGTGGAAGATGGAGAGGTCAGGTACCCGGTCAAGGGACTCGCCCTGGCGGGAAACCTACTGGATGTGTTTGGAAGGGTAGACCAGGTCGGTAGCGACCTGCGTTTTTTCGGCTCGGCGGGATCCCCTTCGTTAAGGATCGCCGAACTCGACGTTAGCGGAACCTAG
- a CDS encoding N-acetyltransferase, translating to MIRKARISDVKDIQKLLTNFASRGEMLSRSLSELYEALRDFYVFEEDGQLLGTSALHIVWEDLAEVRSVAVAESAGRRGIGSLVVGACIEEARSLGLKKLFCLTYKPDFFAKFGFKIADKSELPHKVWGDCIKCVKFPDCDEIAMILDL from the coding sequence ATGATCAGGAAAGCCAGGATTAGTGACGTAAAAGATATTCAGAAACTTTTGACCAACTTCGCGAGTCGCGGGGAAATGCTCTCCCGCTCGCTTTCCGAGCTGTACGAGGCGTTGCGCGATTTCTATGTTTTCGAGGAGGACGGCCAGTTGCTCGGCACCTCCGCACTGCACATCGTTTGGGAGGACCTGGCCGAGGTCCGTTCCGTTGCCGTCGCCGAGAGCGCCGGCAGGCGCGGCATCGGTAGTCTTGTGGTAGGGGCCTGCATCGAGGAGGCGCGCAGCCTCGGCCTCAAGAAGCTCTTCTGCCTCACCTACAAGCCAGACTTCTTCGCCAAGTTCGGCTTCAAGATTGCCGACAAATCCGAGCTGCCGCACAAGGTGTGGGGCGACTGCATCAAGTGCGTCAAGTTCCCGGATTGCGACGAGATCGCGATGATTCTTGATCTGTAA
- the recN gene encoding DNA repair protein RecN, with protein sequence MLRELQITNLAIIDKLHVEFSPGLNILTGETGAGKSIIIDAVNLILGGRGSADLIRSGAKEASVEALFDLSGREALLQALAEAGIECDGELLVRRVVAPGGKSRVFIGGGLATTSLLSEICRNLINIYGQHDAQSLLKTEQHLLLLDGYAGVLSLRADFAARYEEYQAAKHELQALEAGEREAARRLDLLSFQSNEIAETKLSPGEEEELAEERVRLAHSEKLMGASQGAFDALYGGEATLLGSLSSIIAGVADAGRIDPALVPVTEALEAAYAQLEDASLTLRDYAARVESDPARLEEIEDRLDAIGRLKKKYGASIEEILEYQRQVDQELSVLSNIEGTRSELQQRISRLEQELAKLGAKLSKAREDGAKRLKEGMEHELAELAMKHAVFETSFERSAEARSYGFERAEFLFSPNPGEPPKPLAKIASGGELSRLMLALKQLHPDSEVPTLIFDEVDTGIGGATSALVGEKLKRVAREQQVLAITHLPQVAAFADQHLKVEKKVAAGRTATGVELLEGEERVAEVARMLSGARVTEKTLEHARELIQEAVR encoded by the coding sequence GTGCTCAGAGAGCTCCAGATAACCAACCTCGCCATAATCGATAAGTTGCACGTTGAGTTCAGCCCCGGGCTCAATATCCTCACCGGCGAGACCGGTGCGGGTAAGTCCATCATCATCGACGCGGTGAACCTGATCCTCGGTGGGCGCGGCAGCGCCGACCTGATCCGCTCCGGCGCCAAGGAAGCCTCAGTCGAGGCGCTCTTCGACCTCTCCGGGCGGGAGGCGCTGTTACAGGCGCTAGCTGAGGCTGGAATCGAGTGCGACGGCGAGCTGCTGGTGCGGCGAGTGGTAGCTCCCGGCGGCAAGAGCCGCGTCTTCATCGGCGGCGGGCTCGCCACCACTTCGCTCCTTTCCGAAATCTGCCGCAACCTGATCAACATCTACGGCCAGCACGACGCGCAGAGTCTCTTGAAGACTGAGCAGCACCTGCTCCTGTTGGACGGCTACGCCGGGGTGCTCTCCCTGCGCGCAGACTTCGCCGCGCGCTACGAGGAGTACCAGGCGGCAAAACACGAGTTGCAGGCGCTCGAGGCGGGGGAGCGCGAGGCGGCGCGCCGGCTGGACCTGCTCTCCTTCCAGAGTAACGAGATCGCCGAGACGAAGCTAAGCCCGGGCGAAGAAGAGGAACTGGCCGAGGAACGTGTCCGGCTGGCGCACTCCGAGAAACTGATGGGTGCCTCGCAGGGCGCCTTTGACGCCCTCTACGGCGGGGAAGCAACCCTCCTGGGGAGCCTTTCCAGTATCATCGCCGGGGTCGCCGACGCCGGTCGCATCGATCCGGCGCTCGTCCCGGTCACGGAAGCGCTGGAGGCGGCCTACGCCCAGTTGGAAGATGCCTCTCTCACCCTGCGCGACTATGCAGCCCGTGTCGAGTCGGACCCGGCCCGGCTGGAGGAGATCGAGGACCGGCTGGACGCCATCGGCCGCCTAAAGAAAAAGTACGGCGCCAGCATCGAGGAGATTCTTGAATACCAGCGCCAGGTGGACCAGGAACTGTCGGTTCTCTCCAACATCGAGGGAACCCGCAGCGAGTTGCAGCAACGGATCTCGCGGTTAGAGCAGGAATTAGCCAAGCTTGGTGCCAAGCTCAGCAAAGCGCGTGAGGACGGCGCCAAAAGGCTCAAGGAGGGGATGGAGCACGAGTTGGCCGAGTTGGCCATGAAGCACGCCGTCTTCGAGACCTCCTTCGAGAGGAGCGCGGAGGCGAGGAGTTATGGCTTCGAGCGCGCCGAGTTCCTGTTCTCCCCGAACCCCGGTGAGCCCCCAAAGCCGCTGGCCAAGATCGCCTCCGGCGGTGAGCTTTCCCGGCTCATGCTCGCGCTGAAACAGCTGCATCCCGACTCCGAGGTGCCCACCCTCATCTTCGACGAGGTGGATACCGGCATCGGGGGGGCGACCAGCGCGCTGGTTGGGGAGAAGCTGAAACGGGTGGCCCGCGAGCAGCAGGTACTGGCCATAACCCACTTGCCCCAAGTGGCCGCCTTTGCCGACCAACACTTGAAGGTCGAGAAAAAGGTCGCCGCCGGGCGCACCGCCACCGGCGTGGAACTCCTGGAAGGGGAGGAGCGGGTGGCCGAGGTGGCGCGCATGCTTTCCGGAGCGCGTGTCACGGAAAAGACCCTGGAACACGCCAGGGAGTTGATTCAGGAGGCAGTGAGATGA